A genomic segment from Bosea sp. OAE506 encodes:
- a CDS encoding type II toxin-antitoxin system RelE/ParE family toxin has product MKIVWTRRALREIDQAFAFVARDSPAAASAMVAAMEARAAVLAEHPEIGRPGRMDGTRELVLSGLPYILPYRVRDGRIEILAVFHISRAWPDHL; this is encoded by the coding sequence GTGAAGATCGTCTGGACCCGCCGCGCCTTACGTGAAATCGACCAGGCTTTCGCGTTCGTCGCTCGCGACAGTCCCGCCGCAGCATCCGCCATGGTCGCCGCGATGGAAGCCCGGGCCGCGGTCTTGGCCGAGCATCCGGAGATCGGGCGTCCGGGGCGAATGGACGGGACACGCGAACTCGTGCTGTCGGGCCTGCCTTATATTCTTCCCTATCGCGTCCGCGACGGTCGCATCGAAATCCTGGCCGTGTTCCACATCTCGCGAGCCTGGCCCGACCATCTCTGA
- the acnA gene encoding aconitate hydratase AcnA yields MASLDSFKCRQTLTVGDKTYVYYSLPLAEQNGLAGISKLPFSMKVLLENLLRFEDGRSVFKADIEGFVAWLTDRGTAGKEIGFRPARVLMQDFTGVPAVVDLAAMRDGVVALGGDPAKINPLVPVDLVIDHSVIVDEFGTPKALSQNVELEYERNGERYRFLKWGQGAFDNFRVVPPGTGICHQVNLEYLAQTVWTRKETIDGAEVEVAYPDTVVGTDSHTTMVNGLAVLGWGVGGIEAEAAMLGQPQSMLLPEVIGFKLTGSLKEGITATDLVLTVTQMLRKKGVVGKFVEFFGPGLYNLTLADRATIANMGPEYGATCGFFPVDAETLEYLTTTGRKTDRIALVEAYSKAQGLFATIETADPVFTDTLEVDLSTVQPSMAGPKRPEGRIDLNGVAKGFKAAMDTEYKKGGEISRRVPVEGQSFDLGHGDVVIAAITSCTNTSNPSVLMAAGLLARNAVAKGLTVKPWVKTSLAPGSQVVAEYLAKAGLQADLDKLGFNLVGFGCTTCIGNSGPLPAPISKAINDQGLIAGAVISGNRNFEGRVSPDVQANYLASPPLVVAYALAGSVQMDLTTEPLGTDSDGKPVFLKDIWPSNKEIQDFIAKNVTRAIFEAKYADVFKGDAHWQAVKTPESQTYAWEDASTYVQNPPYFQGISKTPTPVTDIKGARILGLFGDKITTDHISPAGSIKVASPAGAYLTEHGVAVADFNQYGTRRGNHEVMMRGTFANIRIRNHMMGPNGREGGYTIHYPTKEELPIYDAAMRYQQEKVPLVVFAGVEYGNGSSRDWAAKGTNLLGVKAVIAQSFERIHRSNLVGMGVVPFTLQEGTSWASLDLKGDEIVSIKGLATVKPRQMLEAEITSADGSVKKVPILCRIDTLDEIDYFKNAGILHYVLRGLAA; encoded by the coding sequence ATGGCTTCGCTCGATTCCTTCAAATGCCGCCAGACGCTCACCGTCGGCGACAAGACCTATGTCTACTACTCCCTGCCGCTGGCCGAGCAGAACGGCCTGGCGGGCATCTCGAAGCTGCCCTTCTCGATGAAGGTGCTGCTGGAGAACCTGCTGCGCTTCGAGGATGGCCGCTCGGTCTTCAAGGCCGACATCGAGGGCTTCGTCGCCTGGCTGACCGACAGGGGCACCGCCGGCAAGGAGATCGGCTTCCGTCCCGCCCGCGTGCTGATGCAGGACTTCACCGGCGTCCCCGCCGTGGTCGACCTCGCCGCCATGCGTGACGGCGTCGTGGCGCTCGGCGGTGACCCGGCCAAGATCAACCCGCTCGTCCCGGTCGATCTGGTCATCGACCATTCGGTCATCGTCGACGAGTTCGGCACGCCCAAGGCGCTCTCGCAGAACGTCGAGCTCGAATATGAGCGCAATGGCGAGCGCTACCGCTTCCTGAAATGGGGCCAGGGCGCCTTCGACAATTTCCGCGTCGTTCCGCCGGGCACCGGCATCTGCCACCAGGTCAATCTCGAATACCTCGCCCAGACGGTCTGGACCCGCAAGGAGACGATCGACGGCGCCGAGGTCGAGGTCGCCTATCCCGACACCGTCGTCGGCACCGATTCGCACACCACCATGGTCAATGGCCTGGCCGTGCTCGGCTGGGGCGTCGGCGGCATCGAGGCCGAGGCCGCGATGCTCGGCCAGCCGCAGTCGATGCTGCTGCCCGAGGTGATCGGCTTCAAGCTGACCGGCTCGCTCAAGGAAGGCATCACCGCCACCGACCTCGTGCTGACCGTCACGCAGATGCTGCGCAAGAAGGGCGTCGTCGGCAAGTTCGTCGAGTTCTTCGGCCCTGGCCTCTACAATCTGACGCTGGCCGACCGCGCCACCATCGCAAACATGGGCCCGGAATACGGCGCCACCTGCGGCTTCTTCCCGGTCGATGCTGAAACGCTGGAATACCTCACCACGACCGGCCGCAAGACCGACCGGATCGCGCTGGTCGAGGCCTACAGCAAGGCTCAAGGCCTGTTCGCGACGATCGAGACCGCCGATCCGGTCTTCACCGACACGCTCGAGGTCGATCTCTCGACCGTCCAGCCTTCGATGGCCGGCCCCAAGCGTCCCGAAGGCCGCATCGACCTGAACGGCGTCGCCAAGGGCTTCAAGGCGGCGATGGACACCGAATACAAGAAGGGCGGCGAGATTTCGCGCCGCGTGCCGGTCGAGGGCCAGTCCTTCGATCTCGGCCATGGCGACGTCGTGATCGCCGCCATCACCTCCTGCACCAACACCTCGAACCCGTCCGTGCTGATGGCGGCGGGCCTGCTCGCCCGCAACGCGGTCGCCAAGGGCTTGACCGTCAAGCCCTGGGTCAAGACCTCGCTGGCCCCCGGCTCGCAGGTCGTCGCCGAATATCTCGCCAAGGCCGGCCTGCAGGCCGATCTCGACAAGCTCGGCTTTAACCTGGTTGGCTTCGGCTGCACCACCTGCATCGGCAACTCCGGCCCGCTGCCGGCGCCGATCTCGAAGGCCATCAACGATCAGGGCCTGATCGCGGGCGCCGTCATCTCCGGCAACCGCAACTTCGAGGGCCGCGTTTCGCCCGACGTGCAGGCGAACTACCTCGCCTCGCCGCCGCTGGTCGTCGCCTATGCGCTGGCCGGTTCGGTCCAGATGGACCTGACGACCGAGCCGCTCGGCACCGACTCCGACGGCAAGCCCGTCTTCCTGAAGGACATCTGGCCCTCCAACAAGGAGATCCAGGACTTCATCGCCAAGAACGTCACGCGCGCCATCTTCGAGGCGAAGTATGCCGACGTCTTCAAGGGCGATGCGCACTGGCAGGCGGTAAAGACCCCGGAAAGCCAGACCTACGCCTGGGAGGACGCCTCGACCTACGTCCAGAACCCGCCCTACTTCCAGGGGATCAGCAAGACGCCGACGCCGGTCACCGACATCAAGGGCGCCCGCATCCTCGGCCTCTTCGGCGACAAGATCACCACCGACCACATCTCGCCGGCCGGTTCGATCAAGGTCGCCTCGCCCGCCGGCGCCTATCTCACCGAGCATGGCGTCGCGGTGGCCGACTTCAACCAGTACGGCACGCGCCGCGGCAATCATGAGGTGATGATGCGCGGCACCTTCGCCAATATCCGCATCCGCAACCACATGATGGGCCCCAACGGGCGCGAAGGCGGCTACACCATCCACTATCCGACGAAGGAAGAGCTGCCGATCTACGACGCGGCGATGCGCTATCAGCAGGAGAAGGTGCCGCTGGTCGTCTTCGCCGGCGTCGAATACGGCAACGGCTCGTCGCGCGACTGGGCGGCGAAGGGCACCAACCTGCTCGGCGTGAAGGCCGTGATCGCGCAGAGCTTCGAGCGCATTCACCGCTCGAACCTGGTTGGCATGGGCGTCGTCCCCTTCACCCTGCAGGAGGGCACGAGCTGGGCCTCGCTCGACCTGAAGGGCGACGAGATCGTCTCGATCAAGGGTCTGGCCACGGTCAAGCCGCGCCAGATGCTCGAAGCCGAGATCACCTCGGCCGACGGCTCGGTCAAGAAGGTGCCGATCCTCTGCCGCATCGATACGCTGGACGAGATCGACTACTTCAAGAACGCCGGCATCCTGCACTACGTGCTGCGCGGCCTCGCCGCCTGA
- the ccmB gene encoding heme exporter protein CcmB, whose product MTRAFLAILKRDLALASRAGGGGELALVFFLTIVVLVPFALGPDLNLLSRIGPAILWLGALLSVLIGLDRLFQADEEDGSLDLIRGGVLPLELAVVAKGLAHWLTTGLPLALAAPLLSLLVALPGEAMLPVAATLLVGTPALSFIGAGAAALTASLRRGGLILPVLVAPLTVPVLIFGVSAANAALGGTIPFRTPFLILCALSLAAIVVGTLAAAAALRQSN is encoded by the coding sequence GTGACCCGCGCCTTCCTCGCCATCCTGAAGCGCGATCTCGCTCTGGCCTCGCGGGCCGGGGGCGGGGGCGAACTCGCGCTCGTCTTCTTCCTGACGATCGTCGTACTGGTGCCGTTTGCGCTCGGGCCCGATCTCAACCTGCTCTCGCGGATCGGCCCGGCGATTCTCTGGCTGGGGGCGCTGCTTTCGGTGCTGATCGGGCTCGACCGGCTGTTCCAGGCCGATGAGGAGGACGGTTCGCTCGACCTCATTCGCGGCGGCGTCCTGCCGCTGGAGCTCGCGGTGGTTGCCAAGGGGCTGGCACATTGGCTGACGACCGGGCTGCCACTGGCGCTGGCGGCGCCGCTGCTCAGCCTGCTGGTGGCGTTGCCGGGCGAGGCGATGCTGCCGGTGGCGGCGACACTGCTGGTCGGGACACCGGCGCTCAGCTTCATCGGGGCCGGCGCGGCGGCGCTCACGGCGAGCCTGCGGCGCGGCGGGCTGATCCTGCCCGTGCTGGTGGCGCCGTTGACGGTGCCGGTGCTGATTTTCGGCGTCTCGGCGGCCAATGCGGCGCTGGGCGGGACGATTCCCTTCCGCACGCCGTTCCTGATCCTGTGCGCGCTGTCGCTGGCGGCGATCGTCGTCGGCACGCTGGCTGCCGCGGCGGCGCTACGGCAGTCGAACTAG
- a CDS encoding methyl-accepting chemotaxis protein translates to MVTLKTRFALLCLFLAFVTSVVAGIGIYASSRMGSAIDDLANSATAIRNHTIGDMLHDGLRADVYAALIRSDSGQDGAETIEATRAHAKEFSERIAATKAIVGSADTRARLQALDEPLKSYIAQAVTLVELAFRDRKPALDGMALFDERFEALEKSMKEAGDALEAEAMAAQTGASDARQLATAVAITGLIIALLTALGLYAAVLRSIVRPIGEIVATMRRRASDAATVVIPHRDRRDEIGEMARTIGSYQDALAERAAEEQMRRNEELRASQTQSAAFAETAQQIRRAVDAAVNGDFSHRVDTGPQQGEMAALVTGINQINIAIDGATTTFADILEAIAEGDLTRGIGTDYSGKLGSVSASINGMVEKLSLTVTVIKQTAREVAAAADEIKSGAENLSMRTEEQASSLEETAATTEELAASVKASANASRQAVDLAENATRVARNGGAIVTDAIGAMNRIELASGKITDITSVIDGIAFQTNLLALNAAVEAARAGDAGKGFAVVASEVRALAQQSADAAKSISGLINDTTQEVAAGVKLVRSAGEVLGEIVEATQKVAGTVTVVAAASGEQSNGIDAMSQTVVRMDEMTQQNAALAEESAAAAVMLSRKIAELDSLVAAFRTAGSARAMVRPAQAEPLRLAG, encoded by the coding sequence GTGGTTACGCTGAAAACGCGCTTTGCCTTGCTGTGCCTGTTCCTCGCCTTCGTCACCAGCGTGGTCGCGGGCATCGGAATCTACGCGTCATCCCGCATGGGGTCCGCCATCGACGATCTCGCGAACTCCGCGACGGCGATCCGCAACCACACCATCGGCGACATGCTGCATGACGGTTTGCGCGCCGATGTCTACGCGGCGCTGATCCGGTCCGACAGCGGGCAGGATGGCGCCGAAACCATCGAAGCGACCAGGGCGCATGCCAAGGAGTTCTCCGAGCGCATCGCCGCGACCAAGGCGATCGTCGGTTCCGCCGATACACGCGCCCGGCTGCAGGCTTTGGACGAGCCCCTGAAGAGCTACATCGCCCAGGCGGTGACGCTGGTCGAACTCGCCTTCAGGGACCGAAAGCCGGCTCTCGATGGCATGGCGCTGTTCGACGAGCGTTTCGAGGCGCTCGAAAAATCGATGAAGGAGGCCGGCGACGCGCTGGAGGCCGAGGCGATGGCGGCGCAGACCGGTGCCAGCGATGCCCGCCAGCTTGCCACCGCAGTCGCGATCACGGGCCTGATCATCGCACTGCTGACGGCGCTGGGGCTCTATGCCGCGGTGCTGCGCAGCATCGTGCGGCCGATCGGGGAGATCGTCGCGACGATGCGGCGGCGTGCTTCGGACGCCGCGACCGTGGTGATCCCGCATCGCGACCGGCGCGACGAGATCGGCGAGATGGCCCGGACCATCGGTTCCTATCAGGATGCGCTCGCCGAGCGCGCGGCGGAAGAGCAAATGCGGCGCAACGAGGAACTGCGAGCGTCGCAGACGCAGAGCGCGGCCTTTGCCGAAACCGCACAGCAGATCCGGCGCGCGGTCGATGCGGCCGTCAACGGCGATTTCAGCCATCGCGTCGATACCGGACCCCAGCAGGGCGAGATGGCCGCGCTGGTCACAGGGATCAACCAGATCAACATCGCGATCGACGGCGCGACGACGACCTTCGCGGATATCCTGGAGGCCATCGCCGAGGGCGACCTGACGCGCGGCATCGGGACCGATTATTCGGGCAAGCTCGGTTCGGTGAGCGCCTCGATCAACGGGATGGTCGAAAAGCTGTCCCTCACGGTGACGGTGATCAAGCAGACGGCGCGCGAGGTCGCGGCCGCCGCCGACGAGATCAAGTCGGGCGCGGAAAACCTGTCGATGCGCACGGAGGAGCAGGCCTCCTCGCTGGAAGAAACCGCCGCTACCACTGAGGAACTGGCCGCTTCGGTGAAGGCCTCGGCCAACGCCTCGCGCCAGGCCGTCGATCTCGCCGAGAACGCGACGCGGGTTGCCCGCAATGGCGGTGCGATCGTGACCGATGCCATCGGCGCGATGAACCGCATCGAGCTGGCCAGCGGCAAGATCACCGACATCACGTCGGTCATCGACGGCATCGCTTTCCAGACCAACCTGCTGGCGCTGAACGCTGCGGTCGAGGCGGCGAGGGCGGGCGATGCCGGCAAGGGTTTCGCGGTCGTCGCCTCCGAGGTCCGGGCGCTGGCGCAGCAATCCGCGGATGCGGCCAAGAGCATCTCCGGCCTGATCAACGACACTACGCAGGAGGTGGCCGCCGGGGTCAAGCTCGTGCGGAGCGCTGGCGAGGTGCTGGGCGAGATCGTCGAGGCGACCCAGAAGGTGGCCGGCACGGTGACGGTGGTCGCCGCCGCCTCGGGCGAACAGTCCAACGGCATCGACGCGATGAGCCAGACCGTCGTGCGGATGGACGAGATGACGCAGCAGAATGCGGCGCTGGCCGAGGAAAGCGCGGCCGCCGCCGTCATGCTCAGCCGCAAGATCGCCGAACTCGATTCGCTGGTCGCCGCGTTCCGCACCGCAGGCAGCGCCCGGGCGATGGTCCGGCCCGCCCAAGCCGAGCCCCTGCGCCTGGCTGGTTGA
- a CDS encoding SDR family oxidoreductase, translating into MTKVLVTGGAKGVGAAIVRALAAAGHDVDFTYRSSGEQALALAAEIAAAHPGRAIQALPLDLSDKAALDAFCEEREGESYFGLVHNAGQPYDSLAAMMAQDKAEAAMQVNFWAFTRLAKSLMRSMIRARAGRIVAIGSVAALRGNPGNAAYAASKGALISYAKTLAVETGKRGVTVNVIAPGFVDTDMMAPYAAYRDKMQAQIPAGRFARPAEVGGLAAFLMSEPAAYITGTVIPIDGGVTAQLGVHR; encoded by the coding sequence ATGACAAAGGTTCTCGTCACCGGCGGCGCCAAGGGCGTCGGCGCGGCCATCGTCCGGGCGCTGGCCGCAGCCGGCCACGATGTCGACTTCACCTATCGCTCGTCGGGCGAGCAGGCCCTGGCGCTCGCCGCCGAGATCGCCGCAGCGCATCCCGGACGCGCCATCCAGGCCCTGCCGCTCGACCTCTCCGACAAGGCGGCGCTCGACGCCTTCTGCGAGGAGCGCGAGGGCGAGAGCTATTTCGGCCTCGTCCACAATGCCGGCCAGCCCTATGATTCGCTCGCCGCGATGATGGCGCAGGACAAGGCGGAAGCGGCCATGCAGGTCAATTTCTGGGCCTTCACCCGCCTCGCCAAGAGCCTGATGCGGTCCATGATCCGTGCCCGCGCGGGGCGCATCGTCGCCATCGGCTCGGTCGCGGCGCTGCGCGGCAACCCGGGCAACGCGGCTTATGCTGCCTCCAAGGGCGCGCTGATCTCCTATGCGAAGACGCTCGCGGTCGAGACCGGCAAGCGCGGCGTCACCGTCAATGTCATCGCACCGGGCTTCGTCGACACCGATATGATGGCGCCTTACGCCGCCTATCGCGACAAGATGCAGGCACAGATCCCGGCCGGGCGCTTCGCCAGGCCCGCCGAGGTCGGCGGCCTCGCCGCCTTCCTGATGAGCGAGCCGGCCGCCTACATCACCGGCACGGTCATTCCGATCGACGGCGGCGTGACAGCGCAGCTCGGCGTCCATCGCTGA
- a CDS encoding 3-hydroxyacyl-ACP dehydratase FabZ family protein — MRLEYFDMIDRVVAFEPGEKRITTRSTVPAADASPVFEGHFPGHPLVPGVLLTETMAQASGYLLLALNGLTQMPFLMTVDKARFRTFVEPHAVLDIAAELVIEGSGYAATKARIAIDGKPICDAELRFRLMPFPADMRSLMEARLAAIGLVPEQARS, encoded by the coding sequence ATGCGCCTCGAATATTTCGACATGATCGACCGCGTCGTCGCCTTCGAGCCGGGCGAGAAGCGGATCACGACACGCTCGACCGTGCCGGCAGCCGATGCCAGCCCCGTCTTCGAAGGGCATTTCCCCGGCCACCCACTGGTGCCGGGCGTGCTCCTGACCGAGACGATGGCGCAGGCGTCGGGCTATCTGCTGCTTGCCCTCAATGGGCTGACGCAGATGCCCTTCCTGATGACCGTCGACAAGGCGCGCTTCCGCACCTTCGTCGAACCGCATGCCGTGCTCGACATCGCCGCCGAACTCGTCATCGAGGGCTCGGGCTATGCCGCGACCAAGGCGCGCATCGCCATCGACGGCAAGCCGATCTGCGATGCGGAGCTGCGCTTCCGCCTGATGCCCTTCCCCGCCGACATGCGCAGCCTCATGGAGGCGCGCCTGGCCGCCATCGGCCTCGTTCCGGAACAGGCCCGATCATGA
- a CDS encoding beta-ketoacyl-ACP synthase translates to MKHGVVITGIGIASSLGEGIDTHADALAGAQAPVVDATSFAPYPVHPLKVLELDRQIPKKSDQRQMEPWQRLGVYAAGLALDGAGLKDDAEAKAVLQVIVAAGGGERDHAVDSAILTGLRGANQPGAFLNERLMGDLRPTLFLAQLSNLLAGNIGIVHGITGASRTFMGEEQAGVDAVRTAHARIAAGQAEIMLVGGSYNAERQDMLLLFELGGYLRKGDFAPVFERQAAPGLITGSASAFLVLESAERAAARGATVHARLDAVVATRSKRQPGAVEAALRGLLADLGPVGPGALTVSAATGVAGVTAEEAAALATLPQAHRVATGDLLGHAVEAAFPVSVALAAAALSKGQAREAIVTGAGHWRGEGAARLVAL, encoded by the coding sequence ATGAAGCACGGCGTCGTCATCACCGGCATCGGCATCGCCTCCAGCCTGGGCGAGGGCATCGATACCCATGCCGACGCTCTGGCGGGGGCGCAGGCTCCCGTCGTCGACGCGACGAGCTTCGCGCCCTATCCGGTCCATCCGCTGAAGGTCCTCGAACTCGACCGGCAGATCCCCAAGAAGTCCGACCAGCGCCAGATGGAGCCCTGGCAGCGCCTCGGCGTCTATGCCGCGGGGCTCGCCCTCGACGGGGCCGGGCTGAAGGACGATGCCGAGGCCAAGGCGGTGCTGCAGGTCATCGTCGCCGCCGGCGGCGGCGAACGCGACCATGCCGTCGACAGCGCCATCCTCACCGGCCTGCGCGGCGCCAACCAGCCCGGCGCCTTCCTCAACGAGCGGCTGATGGGCGACCTGCGCCCGACGCTGTTCCTGGCCCAGCTCTCCAACCTGCTCGCCGGCAATATCGGCATCGTCCACGGCATCACCGGCGCTTCGCGCACCTTCATGGGCGAGGAGCAGGCCGGGGTCGACGCGGTCCGCACCGCCCATGCCCGCATCGCCGCGGGCCAGGCCGAGATCATGCTGGTCGGCGGCTCCTACAATGCCGAACGGCAGGACATGCTGCTGCTGTTCGAGCTCGGCGGCTATCTGCGCAAGGGCGATTTCGCCCCCGTCTTCGAGCGGCAGGCCGCGCCCGGTCTGATCACCGGCAGCGCCTCGGCCTTCCTCGTGCTGGAATCAGCCGAGCGCGCGGCCGCCCGCGGCGCCACCGTCCATGCGAGGCTCGACGCCGTCGTCGCGACCCGCTCGAAGCGCCAGCCCGGCGCGGTCGAGGCGGCGCTGCGCGGCTTGCTCGCCGATCTGGGCCCGGTCGGGCCCGGCGCGCTCACCGTCTCGGCCGCCACCGGCGTCGCCGGCGTCACAGCCGAGGAGGCCGCCGCCCTGGCGACCCTGCCGCAGGCACATCGCGTCGCAACGGGCGATCTGCTCGGCCACGCCGTCGAGGCCGCCTTCCCCGTCTCGGTCGCGCTCGCCGCCGCCGCCCTGTCGAAGGGCCAGGCACGCGAGGCCATCGTCACCGGCGCCGGCCATTGGCGCGGCGAGGGCGCCGCCCGTCTGGTGGCGCTATGA
- a CDS encoding acyl carrier protein, whose protein sequence is MSATFETVAGIISETCDIPREKITPQSHAIDDLGIDSLAFLDIAFAIDKAFGIKLPLEQWTQEVNEGKAPAEQYFVLENLCKRIDDLVAAKAA, encoded by the coding sequence ATGTCCGCCACTTTCGAGACGGTCGCCGGAATCATTTCCGAGACCTGCGACATTCCGCGCGAGAAGATCACGCCGCAGAGCCACGCCATCGACGATCTCGGCATCGACTCGCTGGCCTTCCTCGACATCGCCTTCGCGATCGACAAGGCCTTCGGCATCAAGCTGCCGCTCGAGCAGTGGACGCAGGAAGTCAACGAAGGCAAGGCGCCTGCCGAGCAGTATTTCGTGCTCGAGAACCTCTGCAAGCGCATCGACGACCTCGTCGCCGCCAAGGCGGCCTGA
- the ccmA gene encoding heme ABC exporter ATP-binding protein CcmA: MTRPPYPTLVLDVDRLACRRGGRLIFSELGFRLGNGEAIALTGRNGAGKSSLLAMLCGRLRPDAGTIRIVGAEEVAPVEVSHVVGHRDGLKTALTAQENLVFAQAILGEASLSPAEALAAVGLPHVAALPVGYLSAGQRRRVALARLLVARRPIWLLDEPMSALDAAAQAMLSGLMRDHLAQGGAILAATHGPLGLDGVRDVRIGP, translated from the coding sequence TTGACGCGCCCGCCCTATCCCACCCTCGTCCTCGACGTCGACCGGCTGGCCTGCCGCCGCGGGGGCAGGCTGATCTTTTCCGAACTCGGCTTCCGGCTCGGCAATGGCGAGGCGATCGCGCTGACGGGGCGCAACGGGGCCGGCAAGTCGAGCCTGCTCGCCATGCTGTGCGGGCGGCTGCGGCCGGACGCGGGCACGATCAGGATCGTGGGGGCCGAGGAGGTCGCGCCGGTCGAGGTCAGCCATGTCGTCGGCCATCGCGACGGGCTGAAGACGGCGCTGACGGCGCAGGAAAATCTCGTCTTCGCGCAGGCGATCCTGGGGGAGGCCTCCCTGTCGCCGGCCGAGGCGCTGGCCGCCGTCGGCCTGCCCCATGTCGCGGCGCTGCCGGTCGGCTATCTCTCGGCCGGACAGCGCCGCCGCGTCGCGCTCGCCCGGCTTCTCGTCGCACGGCGGCCGATCTGGCTTCTGGACGAGCCGATGTCGGCGCTCGATGCCGCGGCCCAGGCGATGCTGAGCGGCCTGATGCGGGATCATCTGGCGCAGGGCGGGGCGATCCTGGCCGCAACCCATGGCCCGCTCGGGCTGGACGGCGTGCGCGATGTGAGGATCGGGCCGTGA
- a CDS encoding CopG family ribbon-helix-helix protein: MTAAFTIRLDDQMLAKLDALAAETDRSRSWLAAKAIEDYLELNAWQIARIKDGIAEADRGEFASDEEVEAVFAKYRAQPA, from the coding sequence ATGACGGCTGCTTTCACGATTCGCCTCGATGACCAGATGCTGGCGAAGCTCGACGCGCTTGCCGCCGAGACTGACCGCTCGCGCAGTTGGCTCGCCGCCAAAGCGATCGAGGATTATCTCGAACTCAACGCCTGGCAGATCGCCAGGATCAAGGACGGCATCGCCGAGGCCGACCGCGGCGAGTTTGCCAGTGACGAAGAGGTGGAGGCCGTCTTTGCGAAATACCGGGCTCAGCCGGCGTGA
- a CDS encoding beta-ketoacyl-ACP synthase, translating to MSTKSPSATNASTGHRDSKGRPVVAVTGLGIVTSLGQGKDANWDALTAGRSGIHAIERFPTQGLRTTIGGTVDFLFDGPFSAPQLSEKLAMLAAEEAVGQSGIGRPGDFPGELFMAVPPVEMEWPQKQELAATFEGDVDYRGLLSAAASLRFKAMHEMFLFGTVADHVADAFGTKGSPISLSTACSSGATAIQMGVEAIRRGETQAALCIGTDGSIHAEALIRFSLLSALSTQNDPPEAAAKPFSKNRDGFVMGEGAGALVLEDYDHALARGATILGIVAGCGERGDGFHRTRSSPDGKPAILAMQDALADAGLNPDDVDYINAHGTSTPENDKMEAMSCAAVFGERMARLPMSSNKSMIGHTLTAAGAVEAVISFLTIAKGRIPPTINYTTPDPAIALDVVPNIARDARVRTVLSNSFGFGGQNTSLVLTAEPARS from the coding sequence ATGAGCACCAAGTCCCCCTCCGCCACGAACGCGTCCACCGGTCACCGCGATTCCAAGGGCCGGCCCGTCGTCGCCGTCACCGGCCTCGGCATCGTCACATCGCTCGGCCAGGGCAAGGACGCGAACTGGGACGCGCTCACCGCCGGCCGCTCGGGCATCCACGCCATCGAGCGATTCCCAACGCAGGGGCTGCGCACCACCATCGGCGGAACGGTCGATTTCCTCTTCGACGGCCCCTTCTCCGCTCCGCAGCTCTCCGAAAAGCTCGCCATGCTGGCGGCCGAGGAGGCTGTCGGCCAGAGCGGCATCGGCCGGCCGGGCGACTTCCCGGGTGAGCTCTTCATGGCGGTGCCCCCCGTCGAGATGGAGTGGCCGCAGAAGCAGGAGCTCGCCGCGACCTTCGAGGGCGACGTCGACTATCGCGGCCTGCTCAGCGCCGCCGCCTCGCTGCGCTTCAAGGCGATGCACGAGATGTTCCTGTTCGGCACCGTCGCCGACCATGTCGCCGATGCTTTCGGGACAAAAGGCTCGCCGATCTCGCTCTCGACCGCCTGCTCCTCGGGCGCCACCGCGATCCAGATGGGTGTCGAGGCCATCCGCCGCGGCGAAACGCAGGCCGCACTCTGCATCGGCACCGACGGCTCGATCCATGCCGAGGCCCTGATCCGCTTCTCGCTCCTCTCGGCTCTCTCGACCCAGAACGACCCGCCCGAGGCCGCCGCCAAGCCCTTCTCCAAGAACCGCGACGGCTTCGTCATGGGCGAGGGCGCGGGCGCGCTGGTGCTCGAGGATTATGATCACGCCCTGGCGCGCGGGGCGACCATCCTCGGCATCGTCGCCGGTTGCGGCGAGCGCGGCGACGGTTTCCACCGCACCCGCTCCAGCCCGGACGGCAAGCCCGCCATCCTTGCCATGCAGGATGCGCTGGCCGATGCGGGCCTGAACCCCGACGACGTCGACTACATCAACGCGCACGGCACCTCGACGCCGGAGAACGACAAGATGGAGGCGATGAGCTGCGCCGCCGTCTTCGGCGAGCGCATGGCACGCCTGCCGATGTCCTCCAACAAGTCGATGATCGGCCACACGCTGACGGCGGCCGGCGCAGTCGAGGCGGTGATCTCCTTCCTGACGATCGCGAAGGGGCGCATCCCGCCGACGATCAATTACACCACGCCCGATCCGGCGATCGCGCTCGATGTGGTGCCGAATATCGCCCGCGACGCCCGCGTGCGGACGGTGCTGTCAAACTCCTTCGGCTTCGGCGGGCAGAACACCAGCCTCGTCCTGACCGCGGAGCCTGCCCGCTCATGA